ACGTTCAATTTGCTCTAAAGATTGACCCGTGTGATGCGCCATAAGTTCATTCATACGGCCTTTCACTTTCAGGATTTCACGAGCGTGGATTTCGATATCCGTCGCCTGGCCCTGATAGCCCCCCAGCGGCTGGTGAATCATCACACGTGAATTCGGCAGGCAGAAACGCTTGCCTTTAGCGCCCGCCGTCAGCAGGAATGCGCCCATCGACGCGGCCTGGCCCATACAAATGGTGCTGACGTCCGGCTTAATAAATTGCATGGTGTCGTAAATCGACATCCCGGCAGTAATCACACCGCCCGGAGAGTTAATATACAGGTAAATGTCTTTTTCCGGATTTTCCGCTTCCAGAAAGAGCATTTGAGCCACAATCAGGTTTGCCATATGGTCTTCGACCTGGCCGGTGAGAAAAATCACGCGTTCCTTGAGAAGACGGGAGTAGATATCGAAAGAGCGCTCACCGCGTGAGGTCTGTTCAATAACCATTGGCACCAGAGCCATATGGGGTGCAAAGTTATCTCGTTCGCCGCTGTATGACATTTCCGTCTCCTGGATAAAAAAATAAACTAACCTGCTGTACTGATTGTACTTGAGTGAGCGGGATCTGACTATGACCCCTCACGGACGGATTATCAGCCAGAGCCTTTACGCCAATACCCTCTTTAGTGGGGATGACCAAGTCTGTTTTCAAGCATAACAATCTTTTGCTGTTA
Above is a genomic segment from Kosakonia radicincitans DSM 16656 containing:
- the clpP gene encoding ATP-dependent Clp endopeptidase proteolytic subunit ClpP, producing the protein MSYSGERDNFAPHMALVPMVIEQTSRGERSFDIYSRLLKERVIFLTGQVEDHMANLIVAQMLFLEAENPEKDIYLYINSPGGVITAGMSIYDTMQFIKPDVSTICMGQAASMGAFLLTAGAKGKRFCLPNSRVMIHQPLGGYQGQATDIEIHAREILKVKGRMNELMAHHTGQSLEQIERDTERDRFLAAQEAVDYGLVDSILTHRN